A section of the Phacochoerus africanus isolate WHEZ1 chromosome 4, ROS_Pafr_v1, whole genome shotgun sequence genome encodes:
- the PCYOX1L gene encoding prenylcysteine oxidase-like isoform X6 → MARAARLLPALAALLAAAATGDARPSKIAVVGAGIGGSAVAHFLQQHFGPRVQIDVFEKGTVGGRLATISVNKQHYESGAASLHSLSLHMQDFVKQLGLRHRREVGGRSAIFNGESLVLEETDWYLLNLFRLWWHYGISFLRLQLWVEEVMEKFMRIYKYQAHGYAFSGVEELLYSLGEAAFINMSRRSVAESLLRVGVSQRFIDDVVSAVLRASYGQSAAMPAFAGAMSLAGAQGSLWSVEGGNKLVCSGLLKLTKANVIHATVTSVNLQQTDGKPLYQVWYENEAGVGSDYYDIVVIATPLHPDSGSSITFGGFDPPIAVAQGPFQPAVVSLVHGYLNSSYFGFPDPKLFPFATILTTDFPSFFLALDNLCPVNVSASFRRRQPQEAAVWRVRSPQPLLRSQLKTLFRSYYSVQTAEWQAHPVHGPHGPLPRFVLHDQLFHLNALEWAASSVEVTAVAAKNVALLAFNRWYQDLDKIDQKDLMHKVKTEL, encoded by the exons ATGGCCCGTGCCGCCCGGCTCCTGCCCGCGCTGGCCGCGCTCCTCGCCGCCGCCGCTACAGGCGATGCCCGGCCCAGCAAAATCG CCGTGGTGGGAGCCGGAATCGGGGGCTCGGCCGTGGCCCATTTCCTCCAGCAGCACTTTGGCCCCCGGGTGCAGATCGACGTGTTTGAGAAGGGGACTGTGGGCGGCCGCCTGGCCACCATCTCGGTCAACAAGCAGCACTACGAGAGCGGGGCTGCCTCCCTCCACTCCCTGAGCCTCCACATGCAGGACTTCGTCAAGCAGCTGG GGCTGCGGCACCGGCgagaggtgggaggcaggagtGCCATCTTCAACGGGGAGAGCCTGGTGCTGGAGGAGACCGACTGGTACCTGCTGAACCTCTTCCGCCTCTGGTGGCACTACGGCATCAGCTTcctgaggctgcagctgtgggtggAGGAGGTCATGGAGAAGTTCATGAG GATCTACAAGTACCAGGCCCACGGCTACGCCTTCTCGGGCGTGGAGGAGCTGCTCTACTCCCTGGGGGAGGCCGCCTTCATCAACATGAGCCGGCGCTCCGTGGCCGAGTCCCTGCTCCGGGTGGGCGTCAGCCAGCGCTTCATCGACGACGTCGTCTCGGCCGTCCTGCGGGCCAGCTACGGCCAGTCGGCAGCGATGCCCGCCTTTGCCG GGGCCATGTCACTGGCAGGGGCGCAGGGCAGCCTGTGGTCAGTGGAGGGCGGCAACAAGCTGGTCTGCTCCGGGCTGCTGAAGCTCACCAAGGCCAACGTGATCCACGCCACGGTCACCTCTGTGAACCTGCAGCAAACAG ACGGGAAGCCCCTGTACCAGGTGTGGTACGAGAACGAGGCGGGCGTGGGCTCCGACTACTACGACATCGTGGTCATCGCCACGCCCCTGCACCCGGACAGCGGCAGCTCCATCACCTTCGGAGGCTTCGACCCGCCCATCGCCGTCGCCCAAGGCCCTTTCCAGCCCGCCGTGGTCTCCCTGGTCCACGGCTACCTCAACTCCTCCTACTTCGGCTTCCCCGACCCCAAGCTCTTCCCCTTCGCCACCATCCTCACCACCGACTTCCCCAGCTTCTTCCTGGCCCTGGACAACCTCTGTCCCGTCAACGTCTCGGCCAGCTTCCGGCGCAGGCAGCCGCAGGAGGCCGCTGTGTGGCGGGTCCggtccccacagcccctcctccgGTCCCAGCTCAAGACCCTCTTCCGCTCCTACTACTCGGTCCAGACGGCCGAGTGGCAGGCCCACCCCGTCCACGGCCCCCACGGCCCCCTCCCGCGCTTCGTGCTGCACGACCAGCTCTTCCACCTCAATGCCCTGGAGTGGGCGGCCAGCTCCGTGGAGGTGACGGCTGTGGCCGCCAAGAACGTGGCCCTGCTGGCTTTCAACCGCTGGTACCAGGACCTGGACAAGATTGACCAAAAGGATCTGATGCACAAGGTGAAGACGGAGCTGTGA
- the PCYOX1L gene encoding prenylcysteine oxidase-like isoform X4: MARAARLLPALAALLAAAATGDARPSKIAVVGAGIGGSAVAHFLQQHFGPRVQIDVFEKGTVGGRLATISVNKQHYESGAASLHSLSLHMQDFVKQLGLRHRREVGGRSAIFNGESLVLEETDWYLLNLFRLWWHYGISFLRLQLWVEEVMEKFMRIYKYQAHGYAFSGVEELLYSLGEAAFINMSRRSVAESLLRVGVSQRFIDDVVSAVLRASYGQSAAMPAFAAAVGAPPPRARSPSPAAPPPRPSCSSPTSVRPPRCLKHSSLRRPLGAMSLAGAQGSLWSVEGGNKLVCSGLLKLTKANVIHATVTSVNLQQTDGKPLYQVWYENEAGVGSDYYDIVVIATPLHPDSGSSITFGGFDPPIAVAQGPFQPAVVSLVHGYLNSSYFGFPDPKLFPFATILTTDFPSFFLALDNLCPVNVSASFRRRQPQEAAVWRVRSPQPLLRSQLKTLFRSYYSVQTAEWQAHPVHGPHGPLPRFVLHDQLFHLNALEWAASSVEVTAVAAKNVALLAFNRWYQDLDKIDQKDLMHKVKTEL; the protein is encoded by the exons ATGGCCCGTGCCGCCCGGCTCCTGCCCGCGCTGGCCGCGCTCCTCGCCGCCGCCGCTACAGGCGATGCCCGGCCCAGCAAAATCG CCGTGGTGGGAGCCGGAATCGGGGGCTCGGCCGTGGCCCATTTCCTCCAGCAGCACTTTGGCCCCCGGGTGCAGATCGACGTGTTTGAGAAGGGGACTGTGGGCGGCCGCCTGGCCACCATCTCGGTCAACAAGCAGCACTACGAGAGCGGGGCTGCCTCCCTCCACTCCCTGAGCCTCCACATGCAGGACTTCGTCAAGCAGCTGG GGCTGCGGCACCGGCgagaggtgggaggcaggagtGCCATCTTCAACGGGGAGAGCCTGGTGCTGGAGGAGACCGACTGGTACCTGCTGAACCTCTTCCGCCTCTGGTGGCACTACGGCATCAGCTTcctgaggctgcagctgtgggtggAGGAGGTCATGGAGAAGTTCATGAG GATCTACAAGTACCAGGCCCACGGCTACGCCTTCTCGGGCGTGGAGGAGCTGCTCTACTCCCTGGGGGAGGCCGCCTTCATCAACATGAGCCGGCGCTCCGTGGCCGAGTCCCTGCTCCGGGTGGGCGTCAGCCAGCGCTTCATCGACGACGTCGTCTCGGCCGTCCTGCGGGCCAGCTACGGCCAGTCGGCAGCGATGCCCGCCTTTGCCG CGGCTGTCGGGGCCCCACCACCTCGGGCTCGCTCACCCAGCCCAGCCGCTCCGCCTCCTCGCCCGTCGTGTTCCAGTCCCACCTCTGTGCGGCCACCCCGGTGCCTGAAGCATTCTTCCCTGAGACGCCCTCTGG GGGCCATGTCACTGGCAGGGGCGCAGGGCAGCCTGTGGTCAGTGGAGGGCGGCAACAAGCTGGTCTGCTCCGGGCTGCTGAAGCTCACCAAGGCCAACGTGATCCACGCCACGGTCACCTCTGTGAACCTGCAGCAAACAG ACGGGAAGCCCCTGTACCAGGTGTGGTACGAGAACGAGGCGGGCGTGGGCTCCGACTACTACGACATCGTGGTCATCGCCACGCCCCTGCACCCGGACAGCGGCAGCTCCATCACCTTCGGAGGCTTCGACCCGCCCATCGCCGTCGCCCAAGGCCCTTTCCAGCCCGCCGTGGTCTCCCTGGTCCACGGCTACCTCAACTCCTCCTACTTCGGCTTCCCCGACCCCAAGCTCTTCCCCTTCGCCACCATCCTCACCACCGACTTCCCCAGCTTCTTCCTGGCCCTGGACAACCTCTGTCCCGTCAACGTCTCGGCCAGCTTCCGGCGCAGGCAGCCGCAGGAGGCCGCTGTGTGGCGGGTCCggtccccacagcccctcctccgGTCCCAGCTCAAGACCCTCTTCCGCTCCTACTACTCGGTCCAGACGGCCGAGTGGCAGGCCCACCCCGTCCACGGCCCCCACGGCCCCCTCCCGCGCTTCGTGCTGCACGACCAGCTCTTCCACCTCAATGCCCTGGAGTGGGCGGCCAGCTCCGTGGAGGTGACGGCTGTGGCCGCCAAGAACGTGGCCCTGCTGGCTTTCAACCGCTGGTACCAGGACCTGGACAAGATTGACCAAAAGGATCTGATGCACAAGGTGAAGACGGAGCTGTGA
- the PCYOX1L gene encoding prenylcysteine oxidase-like isoform X1, protein MARAARLLPALAALLAAAATGDARPSKIAVVGAGIGGSAVAHFLQQHFGPRVQIDVFEKGTVGGRLATISVNKQHYESGAASLHSLSLHMQDFVKQLGLRHRREVGGRSAIFNGESLVLEETDWYLLNLFRLWWHYGISFLRLQLWVEEVMEKFMRRAGPPQPVTRPEAHNQPPLPPREARPQVGAERPLHKGPGSVCLQDLQVPGPRLRLLGRGGAALLPGGGRLHQHEPALRGRVPAPGGRQPALHRRRRLGRPAGQLRPVGSDARLCRGCRGPTTSGSLTQPSRSASSPVVFQSHLCAATPVPEAFFPETPSGGFPEDSVSRLLTNPHDGTITPSRALSLPPTPPKKGMQTCVINKRLPHAQGAMSLAGAQGSLWSVEGGNKLVCSGLLKLTKANVIHATVTSVNLQQTDGKPLYQVWYENEAGVGSDYYDIVVIATPLHPDSGSSITFGGFDPPIAVAQGPFQPAVVSLVHGYLNSSYFGFPDPKLFPFATILTTDFPSFFLALDNLCPVNVSASFRRRQPQEAAVWRVRSPQPLLRSQLKTLFRSYYSVQTAEWQAHPVHGPHGPLPRFVLHDQLFHLNALEWAASSVEVTAVAAKNVALLAFNRWYQDLDKIDQKDLMHKVKTEL, encoded by the exons ATGGCCCGTGCCGCCCGGCTCCTGCCCGCGCTGGCCGCGCTCCTCGCCGCCGCCGCTACAGGCGATGCCCGGCCCAGCAAAATCG CCGTGGTGGGAGCCGGAATCGGGGGCTCGGCCGTGGCCCATTTCCTCCAGCAGCACTTTGGCCCCCGGGTGCAGATCGACGTGTTTGAGAAGGGGACTGTGGGCGGCCGCCTGGCCACCATCTCGGTCAACAAGCAGCACTACGAGAGCGGGGCTGCCTCCCTCCACTCCCTGAGCCTCCACATGCAGGACTTCGTCAAGCAGCTGG GGCTGCGGCACCGGCgagaggtgggaggcaggagtGCCATCTTCAACGGGGAGAGCCTGGTGCTGGAGGAGACCGACTGGTACCTGCTGAACCTCTTCCGCCTCTGGTGGCACTACGGCATCAGCTTcctgaggctgcagctgtgggtggAGGAGGTCATGGAGAAGTTCATGAG GCGGGCAGGCCCTCCACAGCCCGTGACCAGGCCAGAGGCGCATAACCAGCCTCCCCTCCCGCCCCGTGAGGCCCGGCCACAGGTAGGAGCCGAACGGCCTCTGCACAAGGGCCCTGGCTCCGTGTGTCTCCAGGATCTACAAGTACCAGGCCCACGGCTACGCCTTCTCGGGCGTGGAGGAGCTGCTCTACTCCCTGGGGGAGGCCGCCTTCATCAACATGAGCCGGCGCTCCGTGGCCGAGTCCCTGCTCCGGGTGGGCGTCAGCCAGCGCTTCATCGACGACGTCGTCTCGGCCGTCCTGCGGGCCAGCTACGGCCAGTCGGCAGCGATGCCCGCCTTTGCCG CGGCTGTCGGGGCCCCACCACCTCGGGCTCGCTCACCCAGCCCAGCCGCTCCGCCTCCTCGCCCGTCGTGTTCCAGTCCCACCTCTGTGCGGCCACCCCGGTGCCTGAAGCATTCTTCCCTGAGACGCCCTCTGG AGGCTTCCCAGAGGACTCTGTCTCCCGTTTACTGACGAACCCTCACGACGGCACCATCACCCCGTCACGGGCCCTcagccttccccccacccccccgaagAAAGGAATGCAAACGTGTGTGATTAACAAGCGCCTTCCACACGCCCAGG GGGCCATGTCACTGGCAGGGGCGCAGGGCAGCCTGTGGTCAGTGGAGGGCGGCAACAAGCTGGTCTGCTCCGGGCTGCTGAAGCTCACCAAGGCCAACGTGATCCACGCCACGGTCACCTCTGTGAACCTGCAGCAAACAG ACGGGAAGCCCCTGTACCAGGTGTGGTACGAGAACGAGGCGGGCGTGGGCTCCGACTACTACGACATCGTGGTCATCGCCACGCCCCTGCACCCGGACAGCGGCAGCTCCATCACCTTCGGAGGCTTCGACCCGCCCATCGCCGTCGCCCAAGGCCCTTTCCAGCCCGCCGTGGTCTCCCTGGTCCACGGCTACCTCAACTCCTCCTACTTCGGCTTCCCCGACCCCAAGCTCTTCCCCTTCGCCACCATCCTCACCACCGACTTCCCCAGCTTCTTCCTGGCCCTGGACAACCTCTGTCCCGTCAACGTCTCGGCCAGCTTCCGGCGCAGGCAGCCGCAGGAGGCCGCTGTGTGGCGGGTCCggtccccacagcccctcctccgGTCCCAGCTCAAGACCCTCTTCCGCTCCTACTACTCGGTCCAGACGGCCGAGTGGCAGGCCCACCCCGTCCACGGCCCCCACGGCCCCCTCCCGCGCTTCGTGCTGCACGACCAGCTCTTCCACCTCAATGCCCTGGAGTGGGCGGCCAGCTCCGTGGAGGTGACGGCTGTGGCCGCCAAGAACGTGGCCCTGCTGGCTTTCAACCGCTGGTACCAGGACCTGGACAAGATTGACCAAAAGGATCTGATGCACAAGGTGAAGACGGAGCTGTGA
- the PCYOX1L gene encoding prenylcysteine oxidase-like isoform X3 has translation MARAARLLPALAALLAAAATGDARPSKIAVVGAGIGGSAVAHFLQQHFGPRVQIDVFEKGTVGGRLATISVNKQHYESGAASLHSLSLHMQDFVKQLGLRHRREVGGRSAIFNGESLVLEETDWYLLNLFRLWWHYGISFLRLQLWVEEVMEKFMRRAGPPQPVTRPEAHNQPPLPPREARPQVGAERPLHKGPGSVCLQDLQVPGPRLRLLGRGGAALLPGGGRLHQHEPALRGRVPAPGGRQPALHRRRRLGRPAGQLRPVGSDARLCRGCRGPTTSGSLTQPSRSASSPVVFQSHLCAATPVPEAFFPETPSGGHVTGRGAGQPVVSGGRQQAGLLRAAEAHQGQRDPRHGHLCEPAANRREAPVPGVVRERGGRGLRLLRHRGHRHAPAPGQRQLHHLRRLRPAHRRRPRPFPARRGLPGPRLPQLLLLRLPRPQALPLRHHPHHRLPQLLPGPGQPLSRQRLGQLPAQAAAGGRCVAGPVPTAPPPVPAQDPLPLLLLGPDGRVAGPPRPRPPRPPPALRAARPALPPQCPGVGGQLRGGDGCGRQERGPAGFQPLVPGPGQD, from the exons ATGGCCCGTGCCGCCCGGCTCCTGCCCGCGCTGGCCGCGCTCCTCGCCGCCGCCGCTACAGGCGATGCCCGGCCCAGCAAAATCG CCGTGGTGGGAGCCGGAATCGGGGGCTCGGCCGTGGCCCATTTCCTCCAGCAGCACTTTGGCCCCCGGGTGCAGATCGACGTGTTTGAGAAGGGGACTGTGGGCGGCCGCCTGGCCACCATCTCGGTCAACAAGCAGCACTACGAGAGCGGGGCTGCCTCCCTCCACTCCCTGAGCCTCCACATGCAGGACTTCGTCAAGCAGCTGG GGCTGCGGCACCGGCgagaggtgggaggcaggagtGCCATCTTCAACGGGGAGAGCCTGGTGCTGGAGGAGACCGACTGGTACCTGCTGAACCTCTTCCGCCTCTGGTGGCACTACGGCATCAGCTTcctgaggctgcagctgtgggtggAGGAGGTCATGGAGAAGTTCATGAG GCGGGCAGGCCCTCCACAGCCCGTGACCAGGCCAGAGGCGCATAACCAGCCTCCCCTCCCGCCCCGTGAGGCCCGGCCACAGGTAGGAGCCGAACGGCCTCTGCACAAGGGCCCTGGCTCCGTGTGTCTCCAGGATCTACAAGTACCAGGCCCACGGCTACGCCTTCTCGGGCGTGGAGGAGCTGCTCTACTCCCTGGGGGAGGCCGCCTTCATCAACATGAGCCGGCGCTCCGTGGCCGAGTCCCTGCTCCGGGTGGGCGTCAGCCAGCGCTTCATCGACGACGTCGTCTCGGCCGTCCTGCGGGCCAGCTACGGCCAGTCGGCAGCGATGCCCGCCTTTGCCG CGGCTGTCGGGGCCCCACCACCTCGGGCTCGCTCACCCAGCCCAGCCGCTCCGCCTCCTCGCCCGTCGTGTTCCAGTCCCACCTCTGTGCGGCCACCCCGGTGCCTGAAGCATTCTTCCCTGAGACGCCCTCTGG GGGCCATGTCACTGGCAGGGGCGCAGGGCAGCCTGTGGTCAGTGGAGGGCGGCAACAAGCTGGTCTGCTCCGGGCTGCTGAAGCTCACCAAGGCCAACGTGATCCACGCCACGGTCACCTCTGTGAACCTGCAGCAAACAG ACGGGAAGCCCCTGTACCAGGTGTGGTACGAGAACGAGGCGGGCGTGGGCTCCGACTACTACGACATCGTGGTCATCGCCACGCCCCTGCACCCGGACAGCGGCAGCTCCATCACCTTCGGAGGCTTCGACCCGCCCATCGCCGTCGCCCAAGGCCCTTTCCAGCCCGCCGTGGTCTCCCTGGTCCACGGCTACCTCAACTCCTCCTACTTCGGCTTCCCCGACCCCAAGCTCTTCCCCTTCGCCACCATCCTCACCACCGACTTCCCCAGCTTCTTCCTGGCCCTGGACAACCTCTGTCCCGTCAACGTCTCGGCCAGCTTCCGGCGCAGGCAGCCGCAGGAGGCCGCTGTGTGGCGGGTCCggtccccacagcccctcctccgGTCCCAGCTCAAGACCCTCTTCCGCTCCTACTACTCGGTCCAGACGGCCGAGTGGCAGGCCCACCCCGTCCACGGCCCCCACGGCCCCCTCCCGCGCTTCGTGCTGCACGACCAGCTCTTCCACCTCAATGCCCTGGAGTGGGCGGCCAGCTCCGTGGAGGTGACGGCTGTGGCCGCCAAGAACGTGGCCCTGCTGGCTTTCAACCGCTGGTACCAGGACCTGGACAAGATTGA
- the PCYOX1L gene encoding prenylcysteine oxidase-like isoform X2 — protein MARAARLLPALAALLAAAATGDARPSKIAVVGAGIGGSAVAHFLQQHFGPRVQIDVFEKGTVGGRLATISVNKQHYESGAASLHSLSLHMQDFVKQLGLRHRREVGGRSAIFNGESLVLEETDWYLLNLFRLWWHYGISFLRLQLWVEEVMEKFMRRAGPPQPVTRPEAHNQPPLPPREARPQVGAERPLHKGPGSVCLQDLQVPGPRLRLLGRGGAALLPGGGRLHQHEPALRGRVPAPGGRQPALHRRRRLGRPAGQLRPVGSDARLCRGFPEDSVSRLLTNPHDGTITPSRALSLPPTPPKKGMQTCVINKRLPHAQGAMSLAGAQGSLWSVEGGNKLVCSGLLKLTKANVIHATVTSVNLQQTDGKPLYQVWYENEAGVGSDYYDIVVIATPLHPDSGSSITFGGFDPPIAVAQGPFQPAVVSLVHGYLNSSYFGFPDPKLFPFATILTTDFPSFFLALDNLCPVNVSASFRRRQPQEAAVWRVRSPQPLLRSQLKTLFRSYYSVQTAEWQAHPVHGPHGPLPRFVLHDQLFHLNALEWAASSVEVTAVAAKNVALLAFNRWYQDLDKIDQKDLMHKVKTEL, from the exons ATGGCCCGTGCCGCCCGGCTCCTGCCCGCGCTGGCCGCGCTCCTCGCCGCCGCCGCTACAGGCGATGCCCGGCCCAGCAAAATCG CCGTGGTGGGAGCCGGAATCGGGGGCTCGGCCGTGGCCCATTTCCTCCAGCAGCACTTTGGCCCCCGGGTGCAGATCGACGTGTTTGAGAAGGGGACTGTGGGCGGCCGCCTGGCCACCATCTCGGTCAACAAGCAGCACTACGAGAGCGGGGCTGCCTCCCTCCACTCCCTGAGCCTCCACATGCAGGACTTCGTCAAGCAGCTGG GGCTGCGGCACCGGCgagaggtgggaggcaggagtGCCATCTTCAACGGGGAGAGCCTGGTGCTGGAGGAGACCGACTGGTACCTGCTGAACCTCTTCCGCCTCTGGTGGCACTACGGCATCAGCTTcctgaggctgcagctgtgggtggAGGAGGTCATGGAGAAGTTCATGAG GCGGGCAGGCCCTCCACAGCCCGTGACCAGGCCAGAGGCGCATAACCAGCCTCCCCTCCCGCCCCGTGAGGCCCGGCCACAGGTAGGAGCCGAACGGCCTCTGCACAAGGGCCCTGGCTCCGTGTGTCTCCAGGATCTACAAGTACCAGGCCCACGGCTACGCCTTCTCGGGCGTGGAGGAGCTGCTCTACTCCCTGGGGGAGGCCGCCTTCATCAACATGAGCCGGCGCTCCGTGGCCGAGTCCCTGCTCCGGGTGGGCGTCAGCCAGCGCTTCATCGACGACGTCGTCTCGGCCGTCCTGCGGGCCAGCTACGGCCAGTCGGCAGCGATGCCCGCCTTTGCCG AGGCTTCCCAGAGGACTCTGTCTCCCGTTTACTGACGAACCCTCACGACGGCACCATCACCCCGTCACGGGCCCTcagccttccccccacccccccgaagAAAGGAATGCAAACGTGTGTGATTAACAAGCGCCTTCCACACGCCCAGG GGGCCATGTCACTGGCAGGGGCGCAGGGCAGCCTGTGGTCAGTGGAGGGCGGCAACAAGCTGGTCTGCTCCGGGCTGCTGAAGCTCACCAAGGCCAACGTGATCCACGCCACGGTCACCTCTGTGAACCTGCAGCAAACAG ACGGGAAGCCCCTGTACCAGGTGTGGTACGAGAACGAGGCGGGCGTGGGCTCCGACTACTACGACATCGTGGTCATCGCCACGCCCCTGCACCCGGACAGCGGCAGCTCCATCACCTTCGGAGGCTTCGACCCGCCCATCGCCGTCGCCCAAGGCCCTTTCCAGCCCGCCGTGGTCTCCCTGGTCCACGGCTACCTCAACTCCTCCTACTTCGGCTTCCCCGACCCCAAGCTCTTCCCCTTCGCCACCATCCTCACCACCGACTTCCCCAGCTTCTTCCTGGCCCTGGACAACCTCTGTCCCGTCAACGTCTCGGCCAGCTTCCGGCGCAGGCAGCCGCAGGAGGCCGCTGTGTGGCGGGTCCggtccccacagcccctcctccgGTCCCAGCTCAAGACCCTCTTCCGCTCCTACTACTCGGTCCAGACGGCCGAGTGGCAGGCCCACCCCGTCCACGGCCCCCACGGCCCCCTCCCGCGCTTCGTGCTGCACGACCAGCTCTTCCACCTCAATGCCCTGGAGTGGGCGGCCAGCTCCGTGGAGGTGACGGCTGTGGCCGCCAAGAACGTGGCCCTGCTGGCTTTCAACCGCTGGTACCAGGACCTGGACAAGATTGACCAAAAGGATCTGATGCACAAGGTGAAGACGGAGCTGTGA
- the PCYOX1L gene encoding prenylcysteine oxidase-like isoform X5 has protein sequence MARAARLLPALAALLAAAATGDARPSKIAVVGAGIGGSAVAHFLQQHFGPRVQIDVFEKGTVGGRLATISVNKQHYESGAASLHSLSLHMQDFVKQLGLRHRREVGGRSAIFNGESLVLEETDWYLLNLFRLWWHYGISFLRLQLWVEEVMEKFMRRAGPPQPVTRPEAHNQPPLPPREARPQVGAERPLHKGPGSVCLQDLQVPGPRLRLLGRGGAALLPGGGRLHQHEPALRGRVPAPGGRQPALHRRRRLGRPAGQLRPVGSDARLCRGHVTGRGAGQPVVSGGRQQAGLLRAAEAHQGQRDPRHGHLCEPAANRREAPVPGVVRERGGRGLRLLRHRGHRHAPAPGQRQLHHLRRLRPAHRRRPRPFPARRGLPGPRLPQLLLLRLPRPQALPLRHHPHHRLPQLLPGPGQPLSRQRLGQLPAQAAAGGRCVAGPVPTAPPPVPAQDPLPLLLLGPDGRVAGPPRPRPPRPPPALRAARPALPPQCPGVGGQLRGGDGCGRQERGPAGFQPLVPGPGQD, from the exons ATGGCCCGTGCCGCCCGGCTCCTGCCCGCGCTGGCCGCGCTCCTCGCCGCCGCCGCTACAGGCGATGCCCGGCCCAGCAAAATCG CCGTGGTGGGAGCCGGAATCGGGGGCTCGGCCGTGGCCCATTTCCTCCAGCAGCACTTTGGCCCCCGGGTGCAGATCGACGTGTTTGAGAAGGGGACTGTGGGCGGCCGCCTGGCCACCATCTCGGTCAACAAGCAGCACTACGAGAGCGGGGCTGCCTCCCTCCACTCCCTGAGCCTCCACATGCAGGACTTCGTCAAGCAGCTGG GGCTGCGGCACCGGCgagaggtgggaggcaggagtGCCATCTTCAACGGGGAGAGCCTGGTGCTGGAGGAGACCGACTGGTACCTGCTGAACCTCTTCCGCCTCTGGTGGCACTACGGCATCAGCTTcctgaggctgcagctgtgggtggAGGAGGTCATGGAGAAGTTCATGAG GCGGGCAGGCCCTCCACAGCCCGTGACCAGGCCAGAGGCGCATAACCAGCCTCCCCTCCCGCCCCGTGAGGCCCGGCCACAGGTAGGAGCCGAACGGCCTCTGCACAAGGGCCCTGGCTCCGTGTGTCTCCAGGATCTACAAGTACCAGGCCCACGGCTACGCCTTCTCGGGCGTGGAGGAGCTGCTCTACTCCCTGGGGGAGGCCGCCTTCATCAACATGAGCCGGCGCTCCGTGGCCGAGTCCCTGCTCCGGGTGGGCGTCAGCCAGCGCTTCATCGACGACGTCGTCTCGGCCGTCCTGCGGGCCAGCTACGGCCAGTCGGCAGCGATGCCCGCCTTTGCCG GGGCCATGTCACTGGCAGGGGCGCAGGGCAGCCTGTGGTCAGTGGAGGGCGGCAACAAGCTGGTCTGCTCCGGGCTGCTGAAGCTCACCAAGGCCAACGTGATCCACGCCACGGTCACCTCTGTGAACCTGCAGCAAACAG ACGGGAAGCCCCTGTACCAGGTGTGGTACGAGAACGAGGCGGGCGTGGGCTCCGACTACTACGACATCGTGGTCATCGCCACGCCCCTGCACCCGGACAGCGGCAGCTCCATCACCTTCGGAGGCTTCGACCCGCCCATCGCCGTCGCCCAAGGCCCTTTCCAGCCCGCCGTGGTCTCCCTGGTCCACGGCTACCTCAACTCCTCCTACTTCGGCTTCCCCGACCCCAAGCTCTTCCCCTTCGCCACCATCCTCACCACCGACTTCCCCAGCTTCTTCCTGGCCCTGGACAACCTCTGTCCCGTCAACGTCTCGGCCAGCTTCCGGCGCAGGCAGCCGCAGGAGGCCGCTGTGTGGCGGGTCCggtccccacagcccctcctccgGTCCCAGCTCAAGACCCTCTTCCGCTCCTACTACTCGGTCCAGACGGCCGAGTGGCAGGCCCACCCCGTCCACGGCCCCCACGGCCCCCTCCCGCGCTTCGTGCTGCACGACCAGCTCTTCCACCTCAATGCCCTGGAGTGGGCGGCCAGCTCCGTGGAGGTGACGGCTGTGGCCGCCAAGAACGTGGCCCTGCTGGCTTTCAACCGCTGGTACCAGGACCTGGACAAGATTGA